The Alnus glutinosa chromosome 7, dhAlnGlut1.1, whole genome shotgun sequence genome includes a region encoding these proteins:
- the LOC133872266 gene encoding aldehyde oxidase GLOX, producing MVSVLFIFVFTLTIAQLTHANLPGTWELLVSNAGIASMHTAVTRYNTVVLLDRTNIGPSRRMLPRGHCRNDPNDVVLKRDCYAHSVVLDLNTNEIRPLMILTDTWCSSGQFLPDGSLLHTGGDMDGLRKIRMFHPCEGDGFCDWVELKDAELVNGRWYATNQILPDGSVAIVGGRATSTIEYYPPRRNGPVLFPFLADVEDKQMDNLYPYVHLLPNGCLFIFANCKAVLYDYEANKVVRDYPPLDGGPRNYPSAGSSAMLALQGDYSTAVIVVCGGAQYGAFIERSTDTPAHGSCGRIVATAPDPVWEMEDMPFGRVMGDMVMLPTGEVLIINGAQAGTQGFEMASNPCLYPLLYRPDQPLGLRFMTLNPGTVPRMYHSTANLLPDGRVLIAGSNPHYFYKFKAEFPTELRIEAFSPEYLSLDRANIRPVIEGIPEMVRFGERFDVSVSVSLPVVGIVEVNFGSAPFATHSFSQGQRLVKLAVTSAFPDGDRSYKIQCTAPPNGMVAPPGYYMAFAVNQGVPSIARWVQLVA from the coding sequence ATGGTTTCAGTTCTCTTTATCTTCGTCTTCACGCTCACGATTGCCCAGCTCACACATGCTAACCTCCCGGGAACGTGGGAGCTCCTGGTTTCCAATGCAGGCATAGCCTCCATGCACACGGCCGTGACGCGCTACAACACCGTGGTCCTCCTGGACCGCACGAACATCGGGCCCTCCCGCAGAATGCTCCCCAGGGGCCACTGCCGGAACGACCCGAACGACGTCGTTCTCAAGCGCGACTGCTACGCCCACTCCGTCGTGCTCGACCTGAATACCAACGAAATCCGGCCCTTGATGATCCTCACCGATACGTGGTGCTCGTCCGGCCAGTTCCTCCCGGACGGCTCGCTGTTGCATACGGGCGGGGACATGGACGGGTTGAGGAAGATCCGAATGTTCCATCCATGTGAGGGAGACGGGTTCTGCGACTGGGTCGAGCTCAAAGATGCGGAGTTGGTAAACGGCCGGTGGTACGCTACGAACCAGATATTGCCGGACGGTTCGGTGGCTATTGTGGGTGGGAGAGCAACTAGCACGATCGAGTATTATCCGCCAAGGAGAAACGGCCCCGTTTTGTTTCCGTTCCTTGCAGACGTGGAGGATAAGCAGATGGATAATTTGTACCCTTACGTTCATCTCCTCCCCAACGGTTGCCTTTTCATCTTCGCCAACTGCAAAGCCGTATTGTACGATTACGAGGCTAACAAAGTAGTCAGAGATTATCCACCGTTGGATGGTGGCCCACGAAACTACCCATCGGCCGGATCATCCGCAATGCTGGCCCTGCAGGGAGACTACTCGACGGCCGTGATTGTGGTGTGCGGTGGGGCGCAGTATGGCGCATTTATCGAGAGGAGTACGGACACCCCGGCGCACGGTAGCTGCGGACGCATTGTAGCGACTGCACCAGACCCGGTTTGGGAAATGGAGGATATGCCGTTCGGGCGGGTAATGGGGGACATGGTTATGCTACCAACTGGCGAAGTTTTGATTATTAATGGGGCCCAGGCTGGGACCCAGGGCTTTGAGATGGCCTCCAACCCGTGTCTCTACCCGCTTCTTTACAGACCCGATCAACCGCTCGGGTTGCGGTTCATGACTTTGAACCCAGGAACCGTGCCTCGAATGTATCACTCCACCGCGAACTTGTTGCCAGACGGACGGGTATTGATCGCCGGAAGCAACCCgcattatttttacaaattcaaagCCGAATTCCCCACTGAGTTGCGAATTGAAGCGTTCTCGCCCGAGTACTTGTCACTGGACCGGGCGAATATCAGACCCGTGATCGAGGGGATTCCCGAAATGGTGCGTTTTGGAGAGCGCTTCGATGTATCGGTATCGGTCTCGCTGCCCGTTGTGGGGATTGTGGAGGTCAATTTTGGAAGCGCGCCTTTTGCAACGCATTCGTTTTCGCAGGGTCAACGGCTGGTCAAACTAGCGGTTACGAGCGCCTTTCCTGACGGTGACCGCAGTTACAAAATTCAGTGTACAGCACCGCCAAACGGGATGGTTGCTCCGCCGGGTTACTACATGGCCTTCGCTGTCAACCAAGGTGTGCCAAGTATCGCCCGTTGGGTACAACTTGTGGCCTAA
- the LOC133873162 gene encoding protein NRT1/ PTR FAMILY 5.6-like gives MEQRKGAEKRVVDAGDQEKWVYDSSMDHKGRVPLRASTGVWKASRFIIAIEFSERLSYFGIATSLILYLSKVIHQDLKTAARNVNYWSGVTTLMPLLGGFMADAYLGRFSTVLISTIIYLMGLILLTMSWFVPGLKACESTEICTEPRKVHEVVFFLAIYLISVGTGGHKPALESFGADQFDEDHGQERKQKMSYFNWWNFALCSGLLFGVTVVVYVQDHVNWGVSYIILTAVMAVSLVIFAIGRPFYRYRTATGSPLTPLLQVLVAAIRKRNLPHPSTPDQLYEIPKTEKTLGRLLCHTKKLKFLDKAAILEDKNNPAAEKQNLWRLATVTKVEELKLVLNVIPIWVATLPFGICIAQSTTFFIKQSVTMNRKIGNGFVIPPASIYSLAAIGMIISVTIYEKFLVPILRNTTGNERGLNLLKRIGIGMSFTIVTMVIAASVERKRLGAVENAPKNGALSMSVFWLAPQYLIIGFGDGFALVGLQEYFYDQVPDSMRSLGIALYLSVIGASNFLSSWLITAVDRVTRTGDSHGWFGKDLNSSRLDKFYWLLAAIAAVNMFFYVFLARRYTYKNVQRVAVADCNEGDDDHVGMV, from the exons ATGGAGCAGAGAAAGGGGGCAGAGAAAAGGGTCGTCGACGCTGGGGATCAGGAGAAATGGGTTTATGATTCTTCTATGGATCATAAAGGACGAGTTCCTCTTCGAGCTTCTACTGGTGTTTGGAAAGCCTCCAGGTTTATCATTG CAATCGAGTTCAGTGAGAGGCTGAGTTACTTTGGAATTGCAACCAGCTTAATCCTTTACCTCAGCAAGGTGATTCATCAAGATCTTAAGACAGCAGCCAGGAACGTTAACTACTGGTCCGGTGTTACTACTTTGATGCCACTGTTGGGAGGGTTCATGGCTGATGCTTACTTGGGCAGATTCTCAACAGTGCTCATCTCAACCATCATCTACCtcatg GGTTTGATTCTCCTGACGATGTCCTGGTTCGTACCAGGCCTCAAGGCTTGTGAGTCGACTGAAATTTGCACCGAACCGAGGAAGGTTCACGAGGTGGTCTTTTTCCTAGCCATTTACTTGATCTCTGTAGGAACTGGTGGGCATAAGCCCGCTCTTGAGAGTTTTGGAGCTGACCAGTTTGATGAAGATCACGGCcaagaaagaaaacagaagaTGTCGTATTTCAACTGGTGGAACTTTGCCCTTTGTTCTGGGCTCCTCTTTGGTGTCACTGTGGTTGTTTATGTGCAAGACCATGTGAACTGGGGTGTTTCGTATATTATTCTCACAGCAGTCATGGCAGTGTCGCTGGTTATTTTCGCCATTGGAAGGCCATTTTACCGTTACAGGACAGCAACAGGGAGCCCCTTGACACCGTTGCTGCAAGTTCTTGTCGCAGCCATTCGGAAGAGAAATCTTCCTCACCCTTCCACTCCTGATCAGTTGTATGAAATTCCCAAAACGGAGAAAACCCTAGGGAGGCTTCTGTGCCACACAAAGAAACTCAA ATTTCTAGACAAAGCGGCCATCCTTGAAGACAAGAATAATCCGGCGGCTGAGAAGCAAAATCTCTGGAGACTTGCAACCGTAACCAAGGTGGAGGAACTGAAGCTTGTTCTCAACGTGATCCCCATATGGGTTGCTACTCTGCCATTCGGCATATGCATAGCACAAAGCACCACATTCTTCATCAAACAGAGTGTCACTATGAACAGAAAGATCGGAAATGGTTTTGTGATTCCCCCGGCCTCCATCTACAGTCTTGCCGCCATAGGAATGATAATCTCCGTGACCATTTACGAGAAATTCCTCGTCCCAATATTACGAAACACAACTGGAAATGAAAGAGGCCTCAATCTCCTGAAGAGGATTGGTATTGGAATGTCGTTTACAATCGTTACAATGGTGATTGCAGCCAGTGTTGAGAGGAAAAGACTTGGCGCAGTGGAGAATGCTCCCAAAAATGGTGCTCTTTCAATGAGTGTTTTCTGGTTGGCTCCACAGTATCTCATCATCGGCTTCGGAGATGGGTTTGCTCTGGTGGGCTTACAGGAGTACTTTTACGACCAAGTTCCGGATTCCATGAGAAGCTTAGGCATTGCGCTTTACCTTAGCGTGATAGGAGCTTCAAACTTCCTCAGTAGTTGGTTGATAACTGCTGTTGACCGCGTAACAAGGACGGGGGATAGCCATGGTTGGTTCGGTAAAGATTTGAACTCTAGCCGCTTGGACAAATTCTATTGGCTGTTGGCGGCCATAGCCGCCGTGAACATGTTCTTTTACGTGTTCTTGGCTCGAAGGTATACTTACAAGAATGTACAGAGGGTGGCTGTTGCAGACTGCAATGAAGGCGATGATGATCATGTCGGTATGGTTTAG